Proteins encoded in a region of the Flavobacteriaceae bacterium HL-DH10 genome:
- a CDS encoding FecR family protein, which produces MEFKLILKKLNNSISPKEELVFKAWYQEKKEHRQFFNNVKANYNKNIEIVDIEEAWQKIVDRIDKPKPHKTYWKFAVASVIVGLLGTGYFLKDNILGDSIEKKSVIINENSILPGIDKAILTLEDGSQIALEKGASFQNNNVNSNGEQLVYSSKAKVSKEIVYNYLTIPRGGEFYIVLSDGTQVWLNSESQLKYPVSFKEGDTRKVELVYGEAYFDVSPSMEHKGSKFMVLNESQSIEVLGTEFNIKAYKDETNIYTTLVEGKVLVKSPTQNQVLKPKQQANLNLQDKSMSVATVNVYNEVSWKEGVFSFKGKPLKEIMKIVSRWYDIDVVFENKELENITFKGVLGKNQELEEILMTIKTLSILEDFEINNKTIILK; this is translated from the coding sequence ATGGAATTTAAATTAATCTTAAAAAAACTTAATAATTCAATTTCTCCAAAAGAGGAATTAGTTTTCAAGGCTTGGTATCAAGAGAAAAAGGAGCATAGACAATTCTTCAATAATGTAAAGGCTAATTATAATAAGAATATTGAGATTGTTGATATTGAAGAAGCTTGGCAAAAAATAGTTGATAGAATTGATAAGCCAAAACCCCATAAAACTTATTGGAAGTTTGCAGTAGCCTCAGTTATTGTTGGGTTATTGGGTACAGGTTATTTTTTGAAAGATAATATATTAGGTGATTCTATTGAAAAAAAATCTGTTATTATAAATGAAAATAGTATTCTGCCTGGTATAGATAAAGCCATACTTACATTAGAAGATGGGTCTCAAATTGCACTAGAAAAAGGAGCCTCTTTCCAAAATAACAATGTTAATAGTAATGGGGAACAGTTAGTATATAGTTCAAAGGCAAAAGTTTCAAAAGAAATAGTATATAATTATCTCACAATCCCAAGAGGAGGTGAGTTTTACATTGTATTATCAGATGGAACGCAAGTGTGGTTAAATTCAGAATCGCAATTAAAATACCCAGTAAGTTTTAAGGAAGGAGATACGCGTAAAGTTGAATTGGTTTATGGAGAGGCTTATTTTGATGTGTCACCTAGTATGGAGCATAAAGGATCAAAGTTTATGGTGCTTAATGAATCTCAAAGTATAGAAGTTTTGGGAACAGAGTTTAATATTAAAGCATATAAAGATGAAACGAATATTTATACAACCCTTGTTGAAGGGAAAGTACTTGTTAAATCACCAACCCAAAATCAAGTATTAAAACCAAAACAACAAGCCAACCTTAATCTTCAAGATAAATCAATGTCCGTTGCTACAGTCAATGTTTATAACGAAGTTTCTTGGAAAGAAGGTGTTTTTAGTTTTAAGGGGAAACCTTTAAAAGAAATAATGAAAATAGTATCAAGATGGTATGATATAGATGTGGTTTTTGAAAACAAAGAACTTGAAAATATTACGTTTAAAGGCGTACTAGGTAAAAATCAAGAGCTTGAAGAAATTTTAATGACTATTAAAACTTTAAGTATTCTTGAAGACTTTGAAATAAATAATAAGACAATAATACTAAAGTAA
- a CDS encoding TonB-dependent receptor gives MEIKLKNVLSFFRKKLLIIIMRTFIFLCCITAFSFTPSNVLSQNSKVKIEVTNSLTVDEVFDLIMEQTDYKFIYQEGVFKNLPRIEVKKGVISANKLLKKSLSSGNFNIELSSDNTILVEEIKTVITEVQGIQISGTITDANNQPLPGANIIEKNTTNGTQTDFDGNFSLLVKDENAILVVSYLGFITQEITVNNQTTIAVVLIDDAASLDEVVVVGYGTQSKRNVTGSVATVDAISLSEMPAAQLTQKLQGQISGVQINQQSGTPGQGMSVRIRGQASILANSDPLYVVDGFPITSDINAINPDEIETITVLKDASATSLYGSRGANGVVLITTKGAKLGQSRFSVNVYTGFQTVPQRSRPDLMNATEFAQFKKESFEAKGLAVPTEFQNPEQYGEGSDWYGALLNDAAPIQNYNVSYSKRDEKHSVSVIGTYFNQDGVVQNSGYKKYSLRTNTSFNITDWLTLGVNVAPSYTVESRLNTDGLFFGSGDQILAGAIQAWPTNPIRDADGTLSATANTAFNAPNWLYTINNIDRDYKTTTLLSNAYIEAEIIEGLKVKTTINAEFGQTINKNFTPSHVSTSWIAAPPRTAISQNNNLNYFSWLNENTATYNKTLADKHNFELLAGFSSQKYRFEATNIQASNFPDDRISTIQSAVNIDRGSTVNQIEEWSLLSFFTRLNYNYAGKYLFSASFRTDGSSRFGPENRWGNFPSLSAGWIVSDEDFMENFDTVSFLKLKASYGVTGNNNIGNYTHIQNVSITDAAIFGSTVASGGALTGVGNPNLGWERTTQTNLGFEIGFLKNRIQLSYDYYLKKTTDLLFNLDVPRESGFSSITSNVGELKFWGHEIGVKANVLNGDFVWNANFNIAASDNRVEALSGLTDRLYFDDFGRGTTITKVGGRIGQFYGLIQDGVYVNQADYDNSPKHIRSGVGSIKFRDVNGDGVITEGGDNDDRTIIGNPFPDFIFGFTNNFSYKNFDLAIVMAGSVGNDINRRSDEGTTNLDGVFNVLKEVKYRWRSESDPGAGKYGRTDGDTGLDRGPDHSRYIHDGSYLAVKNLTLGYNMPLKETSAFSSVRLYSSIQQLLVISGYAGNPEVSTRAGSNNATALSQGIDFSAYPVPRTVTFGINLTLK, from the coding sequence ATGGAAATTAAATTAAAAAATGTTCTTTCCTTTTTTAGAAAGAAACTACTAATCATTATTATGCGAACTTTCATTTTCTTATGTTGTATTACGGCTTTTAGTTTTACACCAAGTAATGTGTTATCTCAAAATTCTAAAGTTAAAATTGAGGTTACTAATAGCTTAACCGTTGACGAGGTTTTTGATCTTATAATGGAACAAACAGACTATAAGTTTATTTATCAAGAAGGTGTATTTAAGAATTTGCCAAGGATAGAAGTAAAAAAGGGGGTTATATCTGCTAATAAACTATTGAAGAAAAGTTTATCAAGTGGTAATTTCAATATTGAGCTATCTTCCGATAATACTATTCTTGTCGAAGAAATAAAAACTGTGATTACTGAGGTTCAGGGTATTCAAATATCGGGTACAATTACTGATGCTAATAATCAGCCTTTACCAGGAGCTAATATTATTGAAAAGAACACTACAAATGGAACTCAAACAGATTTTGATGGTAATTTCTCTTTGTTAGTAAAAGATGAAAATGCCATTCTTGTTGTATCCTATTTAGGATTTATAACCCAAGAAATTACGGTTAACAATCAAACTACTATAGCGGTTGTATTAATAGATGATGCTGCTAGTCTAGATGAAGTTGTTGTTGTTGGTTACGGTACACAATCAAAAAGAAATGTTACTGGATCTGTTGCTACTGTAGATGCTATTTCTCTTTCCGAGATGCCTGCAGCTCAGCTTACTCAAAAATTACAAGGACAAATATCTGGTGTGCAAATTAATCAACAATCAGGAACTCCAGGTCAAGGTATGTCTGTCCGTATTAGAGGGCAAGCATCAATATTAGCAAATAGTGATCCGCTATATGTTGTGGATGGTTTTCCAATTACATCTGATATTAATGCTATTAATCCAGATGAAATAGAAACCATAACAGTTTTAAAGGATGCTTCTGCTACTTCTTTATATGGTTCGCGAGGTGCAAATGGTGTTGTTCTTATTACAACTAAAGGAGCTAAATTAGGTCAGTCGAGATTTAGTGTTAATGTTTATACAGGTTTTCAAACGGTACCACAAAGAAGTAGACCAGATCTTATGAATGCTACAGAGTTTGCTCAATTTAAAAAGGAAAGTTTTGAAGCTAAAGGCTTAGCTGTGCCTACAGAATTCCAGAATCCTGAACAATATGGAGAAGGAAGTGATTGGTACGGTGCTTTATTAAATGATGCTGCACCCATACAAAACTATAATGTTTCTTATTCTAAGAGAGATGAAAAGCATAGTGTTTCTGTTATTGGTACTTATTTTAATCAAGACGGTGTGGTACAAAATTCAGGTTATAAAAAGTATTCTTTAAGAACTAATACGTCTTTTAATATTACAGATTGGTTAACATTAGGTGTTAATGTAGCACCTTCATATACCGTAGAAAGTCGATTAAACACTGATGGTTTGTTTTTTGGTTCTGGTGATCAAATATTGGCAGGTGCAATTCAAGCATGGCCTACAAATCCAATCAGAGATGCAGATGGAACCCTTTCAGCAACTGCTAATACAGCTTTTAATGCTCCCAATTGGCTTTATACTATTAATAATATTGACAGAGACTATAAAACCACTACTTTATTATCTAACGCATATATAGAAGCAGAAATTATTGAAGGGCTAAAAGTTAAAACAACGATTAATGCTGAATTTGGACAAACTATAAATAAGAATTTTACACCTTCACATGTATCTACTAGTTGGATTGCTGCTCCACCAAGAACAGCAATATCTCAAAATAATAATCTTAATTATTTTTCTTGGTTAAACGAAAACACGGCTACATATAATAAAACCCTTGCAGACAAGCACAATTTTGAGTTATTAGCTGGTTTTTCATCACAAAAGTATAGATTTGAAGCAACTAATATTCAGGCTTCAAACTTTCCTGATGATCGTATTTCAACTATACAATCAGCTGTCAATATTGATAGAGGAAGTACCGTAAATCAAATAGAAGAATGGAGTTTGCTTTCATTTTTTACTAGATTAAATTATAATTATGCAGGAAAGTATTTGTTTTCAGCATCTTTTAGAACAGATGGTTCATCGCGTTTTGGTCCTGAGAATAGATGGGGTAATTTTCCTTCTCTTTCAGCAGGTTGGATTGTTTCAGATGAAGATTTTATGGAGAATTTTGATACCGTATCATTCTTAAAATTAAAAGCAAGTTACGGTGTTACTGGCAACAATAATATTGGTAATTATACGCATATACAAAATGTTTCTATTACAGATGCAGCCATATTTGGATCTACTGTTGCTAGTGGTGGTGCTTTAACAGGGGTTGGAAACCCAAATTTAGGCTGGGAAAGAACAACACAGACTAATTTAGGATTTGAGATAGGGTTTTTGAAAAATAGAATTCAACTGTCTTATGATTATTATTTGAAAAAGACTACTGATTTGTTATTTAACTTAGATGTGCCAAGAGAATCTGGATTTAGTTCGATTACATCAAATGTAGGCGAACTTAAATTTTGGGGACATGAAATAGGTGTTAAAGCAAATGTGTTAAATGGTGATTTTGTTTGGAATGCAAACTTTAATATTGCAGCTAGTGATAATAGAGTAGAAGCGTTGTCAGGTTTAACTGATAGGTTATATTTTGATGATTTTGGTCGTGGTACAACAATAACTAAAGTTGGTGGAAGAATTGGACAATTTTATGGACTCATTCAAGATGGTGTGTATGTAAACCAAGCTGACTATGATAATTCACCCAAACATATTAGATCAGGTGTAGGAAGTATTAAATTTAGAGATGTTAATGGAGATGGTGTAATAACAGAAGGTGGTGATAATGATGATAGAACTATTATAGGTAACCCTTTTCCTGATTTTATTTTTGGTTTCACTAATAATTTTTCCTACAAAAATTTTGATTTAGCAATTGTTATGGCAGGGTCTGTTGGTAATGACATTAATCGTCGTTCAGATGAAGGAACAACTAATTTAGATGGTGTGTTTAATGTGCTTAAAGAAGTTAAATATAGATGGCGTTCTGAGTCAGATCCAGGAGCTGGGAAATATGGAAGAACTGATGGTGATACTGGTTTAGATAGAGGACCAGATCATTCGCGTTATATTCATGACGGTAGTTACTTAGCTGTTAAAAATTTGACACTTGGTTATAATATGCCACTTAAAGAGACTAGTGCGTTTAGTTCTGTTAGGTTGTATTCAAGTATTCAACAATTATTGGTGATATCGGGTTATGCAGGTAATCCAGAAGTTAGTACTAGAGCTGGAAGTAATAATGCTACTGCTTTATCTCAAGGAATTGATTTTTCTGCATATCCAGTACCACGTACCGTGACATTTGGGATTAATTTAACGTTGAAATAA
- a CDS encoding RagB/SusD family nutrient uptake outer membrane protein, producing MKTKILYIVLAFSMVACSDFLEIDSETDLSNSTFFQTPEDYVKAVNGVYAPLRESYNKSAYVMGELRSDNSYYDYNSENRGQNPPEFIADFLETSTNVNIQAKWDNDFYVISRANKVLASIDDVEFDDSSLKDNLKGQALFLRALSYFDLVQYFGDVPLHLDPVTTLEGTALPLSTTEVIYKQIMDDVKLAETLLPNKTNQEPGRATSGSAKTLLGNVYMVLKMYSQAATVLQEVVDSKQYSLILTSYADVFDPSNKNNSESIFEVQYLEGSAGYNSNFIYQFMPQPITAEEVAQITGVSNAQSIGVEGFNLPTPDLIASYEAGDLRKDATINYINISATGMLTPYVAKYNHAHSQFNNTNDNWPVYRYSEVLLSLAEALNESDSGDPLTPLNKVRNRAGLGNVVTTDKAQLRDIILHERRVELAFENKRWLDLVRTGNADAVMKAFGDKVKANPQDYYFPVGTNPISSSYTTINTLFPLPSREVILNPNY from the coding sequence ATGAAAACAAAAATATTATATATAGTATTAGCATTTTCCATGGTTGCTTGTAGTGATTTTTTGGAAATTGACTCTGAAACAGATCTAAGTAATAGCACCTTTTTTCAAACACCTGAAGATTATGTAAAGGCTGTTAATGGTGTTTATGCTCCTTTACGTGAATCATACAATAAATCAGCCTATGTAATGGGCGAATTGCGATCAGATAACTCTTATTACGATTATAATAGTGAAAATAGAGGGCAAAATCCACCAGAGTTTATAGCAGATTTTTTAGAAACATCAACTAACGTTAATATACAAGCTAAATGGGATAATGACTTTTATGTTATTTCAAGAGCAAATAAAGTACTAGCTTCCATTGATGATGTAGAATTTGATGATAGTAGTTTAAAAGACAATCTTAAAGGACAAGCTTTGTTTTTACGTGCGCTTTCTTATTTTGATCTTGTACAATATTTTGGAGATGTACCACTTCATTTAGATCCTGTAACAACGTTAGAGGGAACAGCTTTGCCATTGTCAACTACCGAGGTTATTTATAAACAAATTATGGATGATGTAAAACTTGCTGAAACCTTACTGCCAAATAAGACTAATCAAGAACCTGGTAGAGCTACCAGTGGTTCAGCAAAAACATTATTAGGTAACGTTTATATGGTGCTTAAGATGTATTCGCAAGCAGCCACTGTTTTACAGGAAGTTGTAGATTCTAAGCAATATTCTTTAATTTTAACAAGCTATGCAGATGTTTTTGATCCTAGTAATAAAAATAATAGTGAATCTATATTTGAAGTTCAATATTTAGAAGGGTCAGCGGGGTATAATAGCAATTTTATTTATCAATTTATGCCACAACCAATTACTGCTGAGGAAGTAGCGCAAATTACGGGAGTTTCAAATGCTCAATCTATAGGGGTGGAAGGATTTAATTTACCAACACCTGATCTTATTGCAAGTTATGAAGCTGGTGATTTAAGAAAAGATGCTACAATCAATTATATTAATATTTCAGCAACTGGTATGTTAACACCATATGTCGCCAAATACAATCATGCGCATTCACAATTTAATAATACAAATGACAACTGGCCTGTTTATAGATATTCTGAAGTATTACTTTCTTTGGCTGAAGCATTAAATGAAAGTGATTCTGGTGATCCTTTAACTCCTTTAAATAAAGTAAGAAATAGAGCTGGTCTTGGAAATGTAGTTACAACTGATAAAGCACAATTAAGAGATATTATTCTACATGAACGAAGAGTTGAGTTAGCATTTGAAAATAAGAGATGGCTTGACTTGGTTAGAACAGGTAATGCAGATGCTGTTATGAAAGCTTTTGGAGATAAGGTTAAAGCTAATCCACAGGATTATTATTTTCCAGTTGGAACAAATCCAATATCTTCTTCATATACTACAATTAATACACTATTTCCATTGCCATCAAGGGAAGTGATTTTAAATCCAAATTATTAG
- a CDS encoding RuBisCO large subunit C-terminal-like domain-containing protein — protein sequence MERIFAEYLIETPYNVEHAAAVLAGEQSSGTFVSVPGETEALKQRFAARVEHIELLDVVDTPSIPGGMIPGKKYQQAKVKVSWSIENFGYNLPVLISTLQGNLYEITQFTGLKLMDLELPDSFKNHYRGPKFGIKGSKASCGVGDRPMIGTIIKPSIGMSVEDTATLVKNLIDAGIDFIKDDELMGAAANSPFDERVKAIMKVIRDNEQQTGKKVMYAFNISDEIDEMQRKYDLIVKEQGSSAMISINSVGLTGTKKICDNGELVIHGHRNGWGMLNRHPLLGIEFPAYQKIQRLAGVDQLHVNGIQNKFWESDDSVVTSIKSCLKPFLGGVKFYQ from the coding sequence ATGGAACGAATTTTTGCCGAATATCTTATTGAAACCCCATACAATGTAGAACATGCAGCAGCGGTATTGGCAGGAGAGCAATCTTCTGGAACTTTTGTTTCTGTTCCTGGTGAAACAGAAGCATTAAAACAACGTTTTGCAGCACGAGTTGAACATATTGAATTGTTAGATGTTGTTGATACACCTTCCATTCCTGGAGGCATGATTCCAGGAAAAAAATATCAACAAGCCAAAGTAAAAGTAAGTTGGTCTATAGAGAATTTTGGTTATAATTTACCTGTTCTAATTAGTACATTACAAGGAAACCTTTATGAAATAACACAGTTTACAGGATTAAAACTAATGGATTTAGAATTGCCAGATTCTTTTAAAAATCATTATAGAGGTCCAAAATTTGGAATTAAAGGTTCAAAAGCATCTTGTGGTGTAGGCGATAGACCCATGATAGGAACTATTATAAAACCAAGTATTGGTATGTCTGTTGAAGACACAGCAACTTTGGTTAAAAATTTAATTGATGCTGGCATTGATTTTATTAAAGATGATGAATTAATGGGAGCTGCCGCTAATTCGCCTTTTGATGAGCGCGTTAAAGCCATTATGAAAGTGATTAGAGATAACGAGCAGCAAACTGGAAAAAAAGTGATGTATGCGTTTAATATTTCAGATGAAATTGACGAGATGCAGCGTAAATATGACTTGATTGTAAAAGAGCAAGGTAGTAGTGCTATGATAAGTATTAATAGTGTTGGTTTAACAGGAACAAAGAAAATTTGTGATAATGGTGAATTAGTTATTCATGGTCATAGAAATGGCTGGGGGATGTTAAATAGGCATCCTTTATTGGGTATTGAGTTCCCTGCGTATCAAAAAATTCAGCGTTTAGCAGGTGTCGATCAATTACATGTAAATGGCATTCAAAATAAATTTTGGGAGTCTGATGATTCCGTCGTAACCTCTATAAAATCTTGTTTAAAACCCTTTTTAGGGGGGGTGAAATTTTACCAGTAG
- a CDS encoding RuBisCO large subunit C-terminal-like domain-containing protein: MFKTLFRGGEILPVVSSGQWGGQAFETYKRTQTTDLLYMAGGGILAHPMGPKAGVNALQQAWEGAVKGLSIEETASNHKEFAASVKKFSK; encoded by the coding sequence TTGTTTAAAACCCTTTTTAGGGGGGGTGAAATTTTACCAGTAGTATCTTCAGGGCAATGGGGCGGACAAGCATTTGAAACGTATAAAAGAACGCAAACTACCGATTTATTATATATGGCCGGTGGAGGTATTTTAGCGCATCCTATGGGACCAAAAGCAGGGGTTAATGCACTACAACAAGCTTGGGAAGGCGCAGTAAAAGGTTTGTCTATTGAAGAAACAGCAAGTAACCACAAAGAATTTGCAGCATCGGTTAAGAAATTTTCTAAATAA
- a CDS encoding four-carbon acid sugar kinase family protein produces MNPKNKLLLAFYGDDFTGSTDALEFLTLAGVKTVLFLKTPEQKDLDKFDGLQAIGLAGKSRSMSPDEMEKELVSAFNNLNSFKPDHFHYKVCSTFDSAPHVGNIGKAIEIGSSVFNQKTVMVSPSAPHLGRYCVFGNLFAKMGTFGNGEIYRIDRHPSMSKHPVTPATEADLRLHLAKQTSKSIGLINLSMIEKGEVFVLSEIEVNNEKEILFFDGFNTEHLQTIGTVFHQLANNKTVFSVGSSGIEMALGLAWKQQDIIGNPETFKPLGEVGPILVLSGSCSPVSAKQIEYAIDNGFEQIALESKAVDVRHHSEIIKNAVLTVVNNFNKGISTIIHTSIGPNDARIRETELYFKSQGLAEEMIQKQCSKIYGSIIGQITKKVVSEISVKRIVFAGGDTSSYAASELNISALEMIAPLAPGAPMCKAISDDEFVNGLELNFKGGQVGTDDYFIKVLKGEKL; encoded by the coding sequence ATGAATCCAAAGAATAAATTATTATTGGCATTTTATGGTGATGATTTCACAGGTTCAACTGATGCCTTAGAGTTTTTAACACTAGCTGGTGTGAAAACAGTATTATTTCTTAAAACACCTGAGCAAAAAGATTTAGATAAGTTTGACGGTTTGCAGGCAATAGGTTTGGCAGGAAAAAGCAGATCAATGTCTCCTGATGAAATGGAAAAAGAACTGGTTTCAGCATTTAACAATTTAAACAGCTTTAAACCTGATCATTTTCATTATAAAGTATGTTCAACGTTTGATTCGGCACCACATGTTGGTAATATTGGGAAAGCGATAGAAATTGGTAGTAGCGTTTTTAATCAAAAAACAGTGATGGTTTCTCCATCAGCTCCTCATTTAGGTAGGTATTGTGTTTTTGGTAATTTATTTGCTAAAATGGGAACGTTTGGAAATGGTGAAATTTATAGAATAGATAGACATCCATCTATGAGTAAGCATCCCGTAACACCAGCTACAGAAGCCGATTTAAGACTTCATTTAGCAAAACAAACCTCAAAATCTATCGGACTTATTAATTTAAGTATGATAGAAAAAGGAGAAGTATTTGTATTATCCGAAATAGAAGTAAATAATGAAAAAGAGATTTTGTTTTTTGATGGTTTTAATACAGAGCATTTACAAACTATCGGAACTGTTTTTCATCAATTAGCTAACAATAAAACGGTTTTTTCCGTTGGATCGTCAGGTATAGAAATGGCATTGGGACTTGCTTGGAAACAACAAGACATTATAGGTAATCCTGAAACATTTAAACCTTTAGGTGAAGTTGGTCCTATACTCGTGTTGTCAGGCAGTTGTTCGCCAGTTTCGGCAAAACAAATAGAATATGCTATAGATAATGGTTTTGAACAAATTGCTTTAGAAAGTAAAGCGGTTGATGTTCGACATCATTCAGAAATAATCAAAAATGCAGTTTTAACAGTTGTTAATAATTTCAATAAGGGAATAAGTACAATTATACACACGAGTATAGGTCCAAACGATGCTCGTATTCGTGAAACGGAATTGTATTTTAAAAGCCAAGGTTTAGCTGAGGAAATGATACAAAAACAATGCAGTAAAATTTATGGAAGTATAATTGGCCAAATCACTAAAAAAGTGGTTTCAGAAATTAGTGTTAAACGTATTGTTTTTGCAGGAGGTGACACGTCTAGTTATGCGGCATCAGAATTAAATATTTCAGCCCTTGAAATGATAGCACCACTGGCACCAGGAGCCCCAATGTGTAAGGCAATTTCTGATGATGAATTTGTTAACGGATTGGAGTTAAATTTTAAAGGTGGTCAAGTTGGAACTGATGATTATTTTATAAAAGTTTTAAAAGGAGAAAAATTATGA
- a CDS encoding aspartate/glutamate racemase family protein, giving the protein MKAKTLGFVHTSATLVPLFQQLTNEFIEGIDTFNIVDDSVIKDVIKKGELTPNTAARVVSHIQAAEAAGADVILATCSSIGSAIETAATLCNVPVIRVDQAMADEAVQISDKIGVIATLPTTLEPTSDLVKRRAEVAGKNVTITSKLCEGAFEALMSGDGAKHDEMVASALKELMKEVDVIVLAQASMARVVDGLSEGEKLVPILASPAIAMKKLSETYFK; this is encoded by the coding sequence ATGAAAGCAAAAACATTAGGTTTTGTTCACACATCGGCAACTTTAGTGCCATTGTTTCAACAATTAACAAACGAGTTTATAGAAGGCATTGATACCTTTAATATTGTTGATGATAGTGTGATTAAAGATGTTATAAAAAAGGGAGAATTAACACCAAATACGGCAGCAAGAGTAGTTAGTCATATACAAGCTGCAGAGGCTGCAGGAGCTGATGTTATTTTAGCAACCTGTTCATCTATTGGTTCTGCAATTGAAACAGCTGCTACTTTATGTAACGTTCCGGTTATTAGAGTCGACCAAGCTATGGCAGATGAAGCAGTACAAATTAGTGACAAAATAGGGGTGATTGCTACATTACCAACAACTTTAGAACCAACAAGCGATTTGGTGAAAAGAAGGGCCGAAGTAGCTGGTAAAAATGTAACCATAACATCAAAATTATGTGAAGGTGCTTTTGAAGCTTTAATGAGCGGAGATGGAGCAAAGCATGACGAAATGGTAGCGAGTGCATTAAAAGAATTAATGAAAGAAGTTGATGTTATTGTTTTAGCGCAAGCATCCATGGCTCGAGTAGTAGATGGTTTAAGTGAAGGCGAAAAGCTAGTCCCTATTTTAGCGAGTCCAGCCATTGCTATGAAAAAATTATCTGAAACATATTTTAAATAA
- a CDS encoding bile acid:sodium symporter family protein — MRKYFLWIALILFIAAGFGGLQNIDLLWKTGLVVGFSSLAIGVGALKSLEGYQYTFWIIAAVFAGLLFPNTFLNIGGVDLRNKWLILIIIQLVMFGMGTQMSIKDFTGIRKSGKGVLVGLLGQFTIMPVMGFIIAKTFGFDAEIAAGIVLIGSCSSGLASNVMTYIAKGDLVLSVTVTAISTITAPIMTTFLMKLFAGTFIEIDFFNMMMSIVKIVLVPLSAAMIHDALKTYGPGVTKKIDYLAIISGLWLMLAFMLWDSFNLVQGSTTAVLLEIVNFISGAFLVGVLYHLLYKANNKVDAFMPYFSMFGIVYFTLVTTAAGSDNLIEIGGLLFLAAILHNTAGYLFGYWLSRASGLDKKQSQTIAFEVGLQNGGMASGLAGSMGKLATLGLAAAVFSPWMNISGSLLANYWRKKRENNTK; from the coding sequence ATGCGTAAATACTTTCTTTGGATTGCTCTTATTCTATTTATAGCAGCTGGTTTTGGCGGATTACAAAATATCGATTTATTATGGAAAACGGGTTTAGTAGTTGGTTTTTCTAGTTTAGCAATTGGAGTAGGCGCTTTAAAATCCTTAGAAGGTTATCAATATACATTTTGGATTATTGCAGCAGTATTTGCCGGATTGTTATTCCCAAATACATTTTTAAATATTGGAGGTGTCGATTTACGTAACAAATGGCTCATTCTTATCATTATTCAATTAGTAATGTTCGGAATGGGAACTCAAATGAGTATAAAAGATTTTACAGGAATTAGAAAATCTGGAAAAGGGGTTTTGGTTGGTTTACTAGGGCAGTTTACTATCATGCCAGTAATGGGGTTTATTATAGCTAAAACATTTGGGTTTGATGCTGAAATAGCTGCAGGTATTGTGTTAATAGGTTCTTGTAGTAGCGGGTTGGCTTCTAATGTAATGACTTATATTGCTAAAGGTGATTTGGTGTTGTCGGTTACTGTTACAGCCATTTCAACAATAACTGCACCTATAATGACAACCTTTTTAATGAAGCTGTTTGCGGGTACTTTTATTGAAATCGATTTTTTTAATATGATGATGAGTATTGTGAAAATAGTATTGGTGCCTTTGTCGGCTGCTATGATTCACGATGCATTGAAAACCTATGGACCTGGAGTTACAAAAAAGATTGACTATTTAGCAATTATATCTGGTTTGTGGTTAATGCTAGCATTCATGTTATGGGATTCTTTTAATTTAGTTCAAGGAAGCACAACAGCAGTTTTATTAGAGATTGTAAACTTTATAAGTGGTGCTTTTCTAGTAGGTGTACTATATCATTTATTGTATAAAGCAAATAATAAAGTAGATGCATTTATGCCTTATTTTTCTATGTTTGGAATTGTGTATTTTACATTAGTAACCACTGCCGCAGGAAGCGATAATTTAATTGAAATAGGAGGGCTACTATTTTTAGCAGCCATATTGCATAATACCGCAGGATACTTATTTGGCTATTGGTTAAGTAGAGCAAGTGGTTTAGATAAAAAACAAAGTCAAACTATAGCTTTTGAAGTTGGTTTGCAAAATGGAGGTATGGCCTCTGGTTTAGCAGGGTCTATGGGGAAATTAGCAACCTTAGGTTTAGCAGCAGCTGTTTTTAGTCCATGGATGAATATCTCAGGTTCTTTATTGGCAAATTATTGGCGTAAAAAAAGAGAAAATAATACTAAGTAG